DNA sequence from the Caminibacter pacificus genome:
CTTCTACAAGAGCTGTTTTACCAACTCCCGGTTCACCAAGTAAAATCGGATTGTTTTTAGTTTTTCTGATAAGAATCTGAGTCATTCTGTTAATCTCTTCATCTCTTCCGATTACAGGATCAAGCTCACCTTTTCTCGCTTTTTCAGTCAAATCGATTCCGTATTTGTTAAGTGCGTCAAGATTTTCATCCGCACTTTTGCTTTCGATTTTTTTATCCCCTCTTATTGCTTCAAGGGTTTTTTTAAGTTCCATTAAATCTACGAATTTACCAAGAGTGTCTTTAAACATATCAAGGTTTGCCATAAGCCAAGTATCAACGGCAATAAATTTATCTCCCATTCTTGTTGCCAAAGCTTCCGCATTTTGAAGACTTTGGATAAGCTCTCTTCCGATTCTGATTGATTCTTTTGTAATATTATCGACTTTCGGAAGTCTGTCAACCGCACTTTTTACTTCAAGCTCGATAGCTACTTTATCAACACCCATTTTATTTAGGGCTTGATTAAGTACGGTATTCGTATTTGTTAAAAGCCCCCATAATACATGTAAAGGATGTACTTCAGGGTTTTTATTATGAAGTGCAAGACTAAGCCCGCTTTCAATCGCTTCCATCATTTGATTAGTTAATTTTTCGAATAATTTTTCCATATTCTCCTCCTTAAAAGTTTTAGTTGCTGTAATTATATCAAGTTTAGTCATTTTATGTCAAGGTTATTAAATTGTTTTTTTTACTTTTAATTAAAAAAATATTAAGATTTGGTATATTTCTTGATTTTTCACTACCTTTATAATAGAATTTCAAAAACCCACAAGGAGATTGCTTGAAAAAATTTGTTTTAGCCCTGTTTGTTGTAGTCTCATTACTTTCCGCAAGAGAATCTCAACAAACAAGACTTGCCGCATATGAAAAATTCGTAAAAGTCGTCAATATGATTGAAGCGTATTATGTCGACGACATCAACACTACTACTATTATTAATAAAGCTCTAAAAGGTTTATTACCGGAACTTGACGCACATTCAAGCTATCTTGATAAAAAAGCGTATAAAGAACTCAAAATTTCAACAAACGGAGAATTCGGAGGATTAGGTATCGTCGTAGGTATGAAAAACGGAGTTTTGACAATTATCTCTCCGATAGACGACACACCTGCATATAAAGCGGGACTAAAAGCCGGAGATATTATTCTAAAAATCAACGACAAAGCAACTATTGATATGAGTCTTGATGAAGCGGTAAGCCTAATGAGAGGAAAACCGGGTACGAAAATTACCCTTACTATCGTTAGAAAAGGACAAAAACCTTTCACCGTAACAATCACAAGAGCTATCATCAAAGTAAAATCGGTAAAAGCGAAAGATTTGGAAAATTACCCAAAAATTAAATATATAAGAATCTCATCTTTTGATAAAAACGTCGTACCAAGCCTCAAAAAAATCCTTGCGAATCTTAAAAAAGAAGGAAAAGAAGGAATAATTATAGACCTAAGAAACAATCCTGGAGGTTTATTAAATCAAGCGGTAGGAACTCTTGATTTATTTGTAGACAAAGGAGTTTTGGTATCTCAAAAAGGTAGAGTAAAAAGCGAAAACGAAGTATATTACGCTCATAGCGCAGGAACATATAAAAATATTCCTATAGTCGTACTTGTAAACGGTGGAAGCGCAAGTGCGAGCGAAATCGTAAGCGGTTCTTTACAAGACCACAAAAGAGCGATTATCGTAGGTGAAACTACATTCGGTAAAGGAAGCGTTCAAGCAATTCTTCCGGTTAATAAAAACGAAGCGATTAGACTCACAGTCGCAAGATATTATTTGCCAAGCGGAAGAACTATTCAAGCAAAAGGCGTAACACCTGATATTGTCGTTCATCCTGCAAAAATTCAAAAAGAAGAACCTGCGGAACTCATCAAAGAAGCGAATCTAAAAGCGCATCTAAAAGCCGAACTTGCAAAAATAGAACATAAAAAAACAAAAAAAGAAAATCCTAAGAATTTACAAAAAATTAACGGTGATTTGCAATTATTAACGGGTGCTGATATTTTAAAAGCTTTAATAATCCAAAACGAATCGAAAAAATAAGGAGCTGATATGGAATTACTTTATGAAGGAAAAGCCAAGAGAATATACAAGACTGATAATCCTAACGAAGTTATCTGTGAATTCAAAGACTCTTTAACGGCGTTTAACGGAGAAAAAGCTTCTCAAGAAGCCGGAAAAGGAGCACTTAATTGCGCTATTACGACTTTAATTTTCGAAGCGCTTGAAAAAGAAGGAATTCCGACTCACTTAATAAAACAAATAGACGAAACAAAACAACTTGTAAAAAAAGTAGAAATTATTCCTATCGAGGTGGTAGTAAGAAATATAGCAGCAGGTAGTCTTGCTAAAAGATTAGGATTAAAAGAAGGTGAAAAACTCCCTTTTACAATCGTTGAGTTTTATTATAAAAACGACGACCTTAACGACCCTTTAATCAACGACGACCACGCGATGATTTTAAATCTTGTAGATAATAGAAAAGAACTTGACCTTCTTAGAGATTACGGAAGAAAAGTTAATGATTTTCTAACTAAATTCTTTGACAAAGTGGGATTAATTTTAGTAGACTTTAAAATCGAATTCGGAAAAGACGAAAACGGAAATATTATTTTAGCGGATGAAATTACACCGGATTCTTGTAGATTATGGGATAAAAAAACAGGTCAAAAACTTGACAAAGATTTATTCAGATTCAATCTCGGAGATATCAAAGAAGCATATACCGAAGTATTAAATAGACTAAAGGAAGTAAAATGATAGTTGCAGTAAACGTACATCTTAAAAAAGGCGTATTAGACCCTCAAGGAAAAGCGGTACATCACGCTCTTGAAACTTTAGGATTTAAAAACGTAAACGACGTAAGAGTAGGAAAACAAATTCTTATTGATATAGATACTGACAACAAAGAAGAAGCGATTAAAGAAGTTGAAGAGATGGCAAAAGAGCTTCTTGCAAATCCTGTTATCGAAAATTATGAAATCAAGGTTAAAGAATGAAAGTAAGTGTAATCGTTTTTCCCGGTACGAATTGTGATAGAGACACGAAATGGGCTTTTGAAAAACTAGGAGCTAAAGTCGAGTTTGTTTGGCATAACGAACACGACTTAAAAAATCCGGATTTAGTCGTATTACCGGGTGGTTTTAGCTATGGTGACTATTTAAGAAGCGGTGCGATTGCAAGATTTTCCCCAATTATGAACGAAGTAAAAGATTTCGCAAAAAAAGGCGGATACGTTCTTGGAATTTGTAACGGATTTCAGGTACTCGTAGAATCTCATCTATTGCCGGGTGCTTTGACAAGAAACGATTCTTTGCATTTCATATCAAAATATCACCATTTAAAAGTAGTAAATAACAATAATAAATTTTTAAGCGAACTAAATGTGGGAGATATCGTAAATATTCCTATAGCACATGCTGAAGGAAATTATAAAGTTGACGATGATACTTTAAAGAAAATGTACGATTCGGAACAAGTTTTGCTAAAATATTGTGACGAACACGGAAACGAACTCAATCCAAACGGCAGTGTTGACGCAATTGCCGGAATTTGTAACGAAAACAAAAACGTTTTCGGCCTCATGCCGCACCCTGAACGTGCGATGGAGAGTATTTTAGGAGGCGAAGACGGAATCAAAATGTTAAAGGGCTTTTTTAAATGAAAAAATTTTTACTGATACTTTTAGTACCGATTTTCGCACTTGCTTACAAAGTGGATATAAAAACATGGGGTCATAAAGACACGTTTTATGACTTCTTAAAAAACAACTCACTTCCTGTAAGCATTTATTACAACCTACCAAGTAATTTAAAAAGAAAAGTCAGAAGACTTCCAATAGGCGAAAAAATATTTATTTTAAAAGATAACAATATTCTAAAACAAGCGTTAATTCCTTTAAACTCAAAAGAACAACTTCAAATAATTAACAACAACGGCAAATACATAACAAAAGTAGTTCCAATTATATATGACACCGAAATCAAAAGTGCCGATATTACTCTTAATAATTATTTAAGTTATGATATTTATAAAACTACCGGCATTAGAAAGCTTTCTTCAAAACTTATCAATATATTCAGCGATAAAATTAATTTCAGACATATTCCGAAAAATACAAAAATAAAAATCATTTATGAAGAAAAAACAAGATTCGGTGAAGTTAAAGACGTTAAAATTTTATATGCGAATATAAAAAACAAGCAATTCAACTATCAAGCTTTTTATAATCCTTACGACGGTAGATATTATGATGAAAAAGCGAGAAGTTTAAGAGGTATGTTTTTACCGGCCCCACTTCATTACAAAAGAATTTCATCTTATTTTGGAAGAAGATTTCATCCTATTCTTCATAAATGGAGAATGCATGACGGTATTGATTACGTAAATAGAATTGGAACTCCTATTCACTCAGTAGCCGACGGAAAAATAATTTATAAAGGCTGGGTAAGAGGATATGGTAGAGTAGTAAAAATTAAACATGCAAACGGATATATCACTCTATACGGACATTTACACGGCTGGCCAAGAGGTCTTCGTATCGGTCAATGGGTAAGACAAGGACAAGTAATAGGATATCTCGGAAACAGCGGGCTTTCCACAGGACCTCACCTTCACTTCGGAGTTATGCATTACGGACATTGGATAAATCCGCTTAGAATCAGAAAATCTGCAAAAATCACTCTATGGGGTAAAAGAAGAAAACAATTTTTCAGTTACATTAAAAAATTTGAAAACGAATATCAATTAGCGAGCAAATGAGAAAGTTAGTTTTTCTTCTTTTTTTCACTTTTTTATTTGCAAAAACAGATGCAATAATTAAATTTGAAAACATAAAACCTTTTTATTATCAAAATCAAATTGCTAATTTCAATATCAGAATAGCCCTTTCAAAAGCAAATAATTTAACTATAATTCCACCAGAAAATATGGAAGTAAATCTTACTAAAAAAAACGACTACTTATATATTTTAAATTTAAAAACAAAAATCACTCCGCAAATTCCTAAAGTTATTTTAATAGGTCGAAAATTTTATAAAGAGCTAGATTTAAATAAATATATCAAAGTTAGAACATTAAATTCACCTAATAAAATGTTTTGCGGAGTGTTTGCCGATAACTTGGTAGTAAAAAACCCTATAGCCGCAAAAAACGATGAAAACTCGACTATTTTATCATTTGATATTTTTTGCAAAAATTGTAATATCTCCGATTTCAAACTACCATACGAACAAAATATAACTATAAGAGATGCTAATTCGGCGTCTTATTACGTAATTCTTCCGAAAAACCAAAAAAAATTGACTTTTTACTATTTCAACACTCAAACAAATACTTTTAATAAAATAACGATACCGATAATTTTAAAAGACGAAACGATAAGCACTCAAACAAATATTAACCCTGAAGAAAACAACTTTTTCACACCTATAAACATTTTAATATTATCATTAATTGCATTCACTCTTTTGATTTTTATTATCTATCAAAAAATTTGGCTTTTGATATTCCCTATTCTTCTTTCCGCACTTCTTGTGTATCCTTATATTCCAAAAGGAAGCGTCACACTTCCTAAAAACACAAAAGTATATATCTTACCGACTAAACAATCCACGGTCATTTATATTACTCACCAAAGAAGAAAAGTAGAAGTACTTAAAAAATTAAAAGGTTATATTAAAGTAAAAATTAACAACAAAATCGGATGGGTGAGAGATGAAGATACTAAATAGTATTATTTCCATATTCAAAATAATAATTGGAGCTCTCTGCGTTTTTATTACGTCGATACTTTGCGGTATAAACCCAAAAAACGAACTTTTTTATAGAAAAACTTGCTCCAAAATCCTCACTAAAATGTTCGCAAAAGAGATAATAATAGAAGGCAAACTTGACCCTGAAGCGCAGCTACTTATAGGAAATCACACTCACAATATGGATATCGCTCTTATGGAAACGATAATCCCCGAAAAACTTATCTGGGTAGCAAAAAAAGAGCTTGGTGAAACCCCCGTTATCAAATATATGCTCACCAAAACAGATATGATTTTGGTAGATAGAAACAACAAACGCTCAATCCTTCAAATGATAAAAGAGATAAAAGAACGAACACAAAGAGGCTTAAAAGTAGTATTGTTCCCGGAAGGAACAAGAAACAAACTCGATCCGAAAAAAATGATAACCTGGAAAAACGGAGTTAAGGGAGTTGCTGAAAAACTGAATTTGAAAGTACAACCTTTTGTAATTATAAATTTACCTTTCGCATTTAAAAAAAATCCTTTTAGAATAGAGCCTCAAACGATAAAAGTAATTTTTCTTGACAGCTTCTACCCAAAAGACAACCCGAATTGGTATGAAGAAACAAGAAAAAAAATGCAAGAAATACTCGATAAAGAGTATCAAAAACTTAATAATTAATTAATATTAAAGATTTACACTAATAAAAAAAGGAGATTTATGAAATTCGATACCTATCTTGCAATCGGAATCGGCGGTTTTATAGGTGCGATTCTTAGAGCTTATACTGCCGGACTTGTTAACGGAATAATTAAACACGACATACCTTTTGGTACCCTTGCCGTGAATTGGATCGGAAGTTTTACATTGGGATTATTAATCGGACTGATTCAAATGAACGTGATCGAAAATCCATATCTAAAATCACTTCTTACTACGGGTATGATGGGAGCACTTACAACTTTTTCAACTTTTGCTATCGAAAGCTT
Encoded proteins:
- the purS gene encoding phosphoribosylformylglycinamidine synthase subunit PurS; this encodes MIVAVNVHLKKGVLDPQGKAVHHALETLGFKNVNDVRVGKQILIDIDTDNKEEAIKEVEEMAKELLANPVIENYEIKVKE
- a CDS encoding lysophospholipid acyltransferase family protein; this translates as MKILNSIISIFKIIIGALCVFITSILCGINPKNELFYRKTCSKILTKMFAKEIIIEGKLDPEAQLLIGNHTHNMDIALMETIIPEKLIWVAKKELGETPVIKYMLTKTDMILVDRNNKRSILQMIKEIKERTQRGLKVVLFPEGTRNKLDPKKMITWKNGVKGVAEKLNLKVQPFVIINLPFAFKKNPFRIEPQTIKVIFLDSFYPKDNPNWYEETRKKMQEILDKEYQKLNN
- a CDS encoding S41 family peptidase codes for the protein MKKFVLALFVVVSLLSARESQQTRLAAYEKFVKVVNMIEAYYVDDINTTTIINKALKGLLPELDAHSSYLDKKAYKELKISTNGEFGGLGIVVGMKNGVLTIISPIDDTPAYKAGLKAGDIILKINDKATIDMSLDEAVSLMRGKPGTKITLTIVRKGQKPFTVTITRAIIKVKSVKAKDLENYPKIKYIRISSFDKNVVPSLKKILANLKKEGKEGIIIDLRNNPGGLLNQAVGTLDLFVDKGVLVSQKGRVKSENEVYYAHSAGTYKNIPIVVLVNGGSASASEIVSGSLQDHKRAIIVGETTFGKGSVQAILPVNKNEAIRLTVARYYLPSGRTIQAKGVTPDIVVHPAKIQKEEPAELIKEANLKAHLKAELAKIEHKKTKKENPKNLQKINGDLQLLTGADILKALIIQNESKK
- the purQ gene encoding phosphoribosylformylglycinamidine synthase subunit PurQ — its product is MKVSVIVFPGTNCDRDTKWAFEKLGAKVEFVWHNEHDLKNPDLVVLPGGFSYGDYLRSGAIARFSPIMNEVKDFAKKGGYVLGICNGFQVLVESHLLPGALTRNDSLHFISKYHHLKVVNNNNKFLSELNVGDIVNIPIAHAEGNYKVDDDTLKKMYDSEQVLLKYCDEHGNELNPNGSVDAIAGICNENKNVFGLMPHPERAMESILGGEDGIKMLKGFFK
- the crcB gene encoding fluoride efflux transporter CrcB, giving the protein MKFDTYLAIGIGGFIGAILRAYTAGLVNGIIKHDIPFGTLAVNWIGSFTLGLLIGLIQMNVIENPYLKSLLTTGMMGALTTFSTFAIESFFLFKNGLIIESLVYITLNVIGSIVLAAAGFKAVSAIYG
- a CDS encoding M23 family metallopeptidase gives rise to the protein MKKFLLILLVPIFALAYKVDIKTWGHKDTFYDFLKNNSLPVSIYYNLPSNLKRKVRRLPIGEKIFILKDNNILKQALIPLNSKEQLQIINNNGKYITKVVPIIYDTEIKSADITLNNYLSYDIYKTTGIRKLSSKLINIFSDKINFRHIPKNTKIKIIYEEKTRFGEVKDVKILYANIKNKQFNYQAFYNPYDGRYYDEKARSLRGMFLPAPLHYKRISSYFGRRFHPILHKWRMHDGIDYVNRIGTPIHSVADGKIIYKGWVRGYGRVVKIKHANGYITLYGHLHGWPRGLRIGQWVRQGQVIGYLGNSGLSTGPHLHFGVMHYGHWINPLRIRKSAKITLWGKRRKQFFSYIKKFENEYQLASK
- the purC gene encoding phosphoribosylaminoimidazolesuccinocarboxamide synthase codes for the protein MELLYEGKAKRIYKTDNPNEVICEFKDSLTAFNGEKASQEAGKGALNCAITTLIFEALEKEGIPTHLIKQIDETKQLVKKVEIIPIEVVVRNIAAGSLAKRLGLKEGEKLPFTIVEFYYKNDDLNDPLINDDHAMILNLVDNRKELDLLRDYGRKVNDFLTKFFDKVGLILVDFKIEFGKDENGNIILADEITPDSCRLWDKKTGQKLDKDLFRFNLGDIKEAYTEVLNRLKEVK